The Falco peregrinus isolate bFalPer1 chromosome 1, bFalPer1.pri, whole genome shotgun sequence genome has a window encoding:
- the ST6GALNAC6 gene encoding LOW QUALITY PROTEIN: alpha-N-acetylgalactosaminide alpha-2,6-sialyltransferase 6 (The sequence of the model RefSeq protein was modified relative to this genomic sequence to represent the inferred CDS: inserted 1 base in 1 codon; deleted 1 base in 1 codon), which yields MTPPRRPPQSQRAAALGVLFALIMLLIIYRSGSGSEVFPYSHLRGRARQPPDLKKWGVKSGYLPVCGNKTLTARCHQCVIVTSSSHLLGTXLGSAIDGAECTIRMNDAPTTGYEADVGNKTSFRVVAHSSLYRVLKRPQEFVNKTPETIFIFWGPPAKMQKSLLKIIQRVSTSFPNMTAYVVSPSRMKQFDDLFRGETGKDREKSRSWLSTGWFTMVIAVELCDAVHVYGMVPPNYCGRRPPPRRLPYHYYEPKGPDECTTYIHNERSRKGNHHRFITEKRVFASWAGLYNITFSHPTWP from the exons ATGacgcccccccgccgcccgccgcag AGCCAGCGCGCCGCCGCCCTGGGGGTCCTCTTTGCCCTGATCATGTTGCTGATCATCTACCGCTCGGGTAGCGGGAGCGAGGTCTTCCCCTACAGCCACCTGCGGGGCAGAGCCCGCCAGCCCCCCGACCTCAAGAAGTGGGGGGTGAAAAGTGGGTACCTGCCCGTCTGCGGGAACAAG ACCCTGACTGCCCGCTGCCACCAGTGCGTCATTGTCACCAGCTCCAGCCACCTCCTGGGCA GCCTGGGCTCGGCCATCGATGGGGCTGAGTGCACCATCCGCATGAATGACGCT CCCACCACTGGCTACGAGGCTGACGTGGGCAACAAGACCAGCTTCCGTGTGGTAGCCCACTCCAGCCTGTACCGCGTCCTCAAACGGCCCCAGGAGTTCGTCAACAAGACCCCGGAGACCATCTTCATCTTCTGGGGGCCACCTGCCAAGATGCAAAAGAGCCTCCTGAAAATCATCCAGCGCGTCAGTACCTCTTTCCCCAACATGACAGCCTACGTCGTCTCCCCCAGCCGCATGAAGCAGTTTGATGACCTGTTTCGGGGGGAGACAGGGAAGGACAG GGAGAAGTCACGCTCGTGGCTCAGCACCGGCTGGTTCACCATGGTGATCGCGGTAGAGCTGTGTGATGCCGTCCACGTCTATGGCATGGTGCCACCCAACTACTGTGG CCGCCGGCCCCCGCCACGCCGCCTGCCCTACCACTACTACGAGCCGAAGGGCCCCGACGAGTGCACCACCTACATCCACAACGAGCGGAGCCGCAAGGGCAACCACCACCGCTTCATCACCGAGAAGCGGGTCTTCGCCAGCTGGGCTGGCCTCTACAACATCACCTTCTCCCACCCCACCTGGCCCTAG
- the ST6GALNAC4 gene encoding alpha-N-acetyl-neuraminyl-2,3-beta-galactosyl-1,3-N-acetyl-galactosaminide alpha-2,6-sialyltransferase — translation MRMLVRLFLTLVCVAAVTVLYVLLCSHACLRPCCWAPAARSSPVAPTVLSFQGYRRVPDGKPLERALCRRCAVVSSSGQMLGSRLGQAIDGQECVLRMNHAPTAGYEEDVGARSTVRVVSHTSVPLLLRNQPYFFQQSQETLYIIWGPAKKMNREKVGSTYQALLKVMEMYPSLQIYTLTEEKMTYCDEVFQNETGKNRMKSGSFLSTGWFTMILAMELCEQICVFGMVSDSYCKEKNHSSVPYHYFEKGRLDECRMYLVHERARRAGHRFITEKTIFSRWAKRRNIIFTHPSWADG, via the exons ATGAGGATGCTG GTCCGACTCTTCCTCACGCTGGTGTGCGTGGCGGCGGTCACTGTGCTGTACGTCCTGTTGTGCTCCCACGCCTGCCTGCGACCCTGCTGCTGGGCCCCGGCGGCACGGAGCAGCCCCGTGGCACCCACTGTCCTCAGCTTCCAGGGGTACAGGCGCGTCCCCGATGGGAAG CCACTGGAGCGAGCGCTGTGCCGCCGCTGCGCTGTTGTCTCCAGCTCGGGGCAGATGCTGGGCTCACGCCTGGGACAGGCCATCGATGGGCAGGAGTGTGTCCTGCGCATGAACCATGCCCCCACCGCTGGCTACGAGGAGGACGTGGGGGCACGGAGCACCGTCCGGGTGGTGTCGCACACCAGTGtcccactgctgctgaggaACCAGCCCTACTTCTTCCAGCAGTCCCAGGAAACCCTCTACATCATCTGGGGGCCAGCGAAGAAGATGAACCGGGAGAAGGTGGGCTCGACCTACCAGGCGCTGCTGAAGGTGATGGAGATGTACCCCAGCCTGCAGATCTATACCCTGACCGAGGAGAAGATGACATATTGCGACGAAGTCTTCCAGAACGAGACAGGGAAGAACAG GATGAAGTCCGGCTCCTTCCTGAGCACAGGCTGGTTCACCATGATCCTGGCCATGGAGCTGTGTGAGCAGATCTGCGTCTTTGGCATGGTCAGCGACAGCTACTGCAA GGAGAAGAACCACTCGAGCGTGCCCTACCACTACTTCGAGAAGGGCAGGCTGGACGAGTGCAGGATGTATCTGGTGCATGAGAGAGCCCGGCGCGCTGGGCACCGCTTCATCACCGAGAAAACCATCTTCTCCCGCTGGGCCAAGAGGAGGAACATCATCTTCACCCACCCATCCTGGGCAGATGGGTAG
- the DPM2 gene encoding dolichol phosphate-mannose biosynthesis regulatory protein has product MATATDQVVGFGLVAFSLLLFVYYTLWIIVLPFIDSDHGIHQYFLPREYAVIIPMVAGLLLLLFIGIFITVVVWKSRKPAKKLD; this is encoded by the exons ATG GCCACAGCAACGGACCAGGTGGTTGGGTTCGGCTTGGTTGCCTTCAGCCTCCTTCTCTTTGTTTACTACACCCTCTGGATCATCGTGCTG CCCTTCATCGACAGTGACCATGGGATCCACCAGTATTTTTTGCCTAGGGAGTACGCAGTGATCATCCCCATggtggctgggctgctgctgctgctatttatAG GTATTTTTATAACCGTTGTGGTGTGGAAGAGCAGGAAACCTGCCAAGAAATTGGACTGA